The Candidatus Nitrosocosmicus franklandus genome contains a region encoding:
- a CDS encoding J domain-containing protein, translating to MSLTYYDILQLNKNASATEIKKSFRYLALKYHPDKNRNSESNQMFLKIVEAYEVLSDTNLRRKYDLTLRNEISQNSFHVNGKWIPSADLSSYYSYEVIKNWKVPRSTGGIWDIGEKENRGMWKTTLALFGCLATLAVFIIVVSS from the coding sequence GTGTCGCTTACATATTATGACATACTTCAATTGAATAAAAATGCTAGCGCGACCGAAATTAAGAAATCGTTTAGGTATTTAGCACTAAAGTATCATCCTGATAAGAATAGAAACTCTGAATCAAATCAAATGTTTCTCAAAATTGTAGAAGCATATGAAGTATTATCTGATACCAATTTAAGAAGAAAGTATGATTTAACTCTGCGAAATGAAATTTCCCAAAACTCATTTCATGTTAACGGCAAGTGGATTCCGTCAGCGGATTTATCGAGTTATTATAGTTATGAAGTCATCAAAAATTGGAAAGTACCCAGATCAACTGGAGGCATATGGGATATTGGTGAGAAGGAGAATAGAGGAATGTGGAAGACTACTCTTGCGTTATTTGGATGTCTAGCTACATTAGCAGTATTCATCATTGTTGTGTCAAGCTAG
- a CDS encoding menaquinone biosynthesis decarboxylase, which translates to MPFENLSEYIEKLENAGELRRVSTEVNPDLEVAEVMRRMMYSKNSPAILFENVKGYNIPILGNAFGSIRRLQLALELDDFSDIGNRIVELTKMKIPSGVLNKLKMLPKLSEISDYGPKMVENAPVQEIFETENASFSKFPILKSFVKDAGKFITFGMTVTKHPDTGIRNLGVYRLQILNDKQAIMHWQIHKRGAQHFDISKEFDKPIPVAIVIGSDPGTIFSSIAPVPEGMDKFLFAGISRRKGVKLVKCRTIDLEVPANAEIVFEGTVDPRKLELEGPFGDHTGYYTPPDYFPVFTLTGICHKKNPIYLTTVVGKPVLEDAYFGKVIERSFLPLIQMFQPEVVDFSMPPGGWFQGLGIISIKKRYPGQAKKVMMGLWGLGQLSLTKIFIVVDHTVNIHNIEDVIWAITTKSDPKRDTLIIENTPTDTLDPASPLLNHGSKMGIDATTKWKEEGFSREIQEEVAVDQETRKLVDSKWSQYGLDISLKIDLKDNH; encoded by the coding sequence ATGCCTTTTGAAAACTTATCCGAGTATATAGAAAAGTTAGAAAATGCTGGTGAACTGCGAAGAGTGTCAACCGAAGTCAATCCTGATTTGGAAGTTGCTGAAGTAATGCGAAGAATGATGTATTCTAAGAATAGTCCTGCTATCCTATTTGAGAATGTAAAGGGATATAATATACCTATTCTAGGGAACGCATTTGGCTCAATTAGAAGATTACAATTAGCATTGGAATTAGATGACTTTTCTGATATAGGTAACCGAATCGTGGAGTTAACAAAAATGAAGATACCTTCTGGGGTATTAAACAAGCTTAAAATGCTACCTAAATTATCTGAAATTTCTGATTACGGGCCGAAAATGGTAGAAAACGCCCCAGTTCAAGAGATTTTCGAAACAGAAAATGCGTCATTTAGCAAATTTCCAATCCTTAAATCTTTCGTTAAGGACGCTGGTAAATTTATTACTTTTGGAATGACCGTAACCAAACATCCTGATACTGGAATTAGGAATCTTGGTGTCTATCGATTGCAAATTTTGAACGACAAACAGGCGATAATGCATTGGCAAATTCACAAGAGAGGCGCGCAACATTTTGATATATCTAAAGAATTCGACAAACCGATCCCAGTTGCAATTGTAATTGGGTCTGACCCTGGAACAATTTTCAGTAGCATAGCGCCAGTTCCAGAAGGAATGGACAAGTTCCTTTTTGCAGGAATCTCCAGACGGAAAGGAGTTAAACTTGTCAAGTGTCGTACAATTGATTTAGAGGTACCAGCTAACGCTGAAATTGTATTTGAAGGTACAGTAGATCCCAGAAAATTGGAACTTGAAGGTCCATTTGGCGATCATACCGGATATTATACTCCCCCTGATTATTTTCCGGTTTTTACCTTGACAGGAATTTGTCACAAAAAAAATCCTATTTATCTAACAACTGTCGTAGGGAAGCCAGTATTAGAAGATGCTTACTTTGGGAAGGTAATTGAACGATCGTTCTTGCCTTTAATACAGATGTTTCAACCTGAAGTCGTAGATTTTTCTATGCCTCCAGGAGGTTGGTTTCAAGGGTTGGGAATAATATCGATAAAAAAAAGATATCCTGGTCAAGCCAAGAAGGTGATGATGGGATTATGGGGTTTGGGACAATTATCTCTCACAAAGATCTTTATTGTCGTTGATCATACAGTGAATATACATAACATTGAGGATGTAATTTGGGCAATAACCACCAAGTCTGACCCTAAAAGAGACACTCTTATCATTGAAAACACACCAACAGATACTCTTGATCCAGCGTCACCACTACTCAATCATGGCTCAAAAATGGGGATTGATGCCACTACTAAATGGAAAGAGGAGGGATTTTCTAGAGAAATACAGGAAGAAGTTGCAGTCGATCAAGAAACAAGGAAACTGGTTGACAGTAAATGGAGTCAGTATGGACTTGATATATCCCTTAAAATAGATTTGAAAGATAATCATTGA
- the dps gene encoding DNA protection during starvation protein — protein MTENNEYVPNVVALEVLEKNGVNVERLKELITKGVGAEFTTYYYYTILRMHCTGLDGEGIKEIVEDARIEDRNHFEAMVPRLYELGGSLPRDIRDFATQAGCPDAYLPENWKDLTSIIKVLLEAEQCAIRSWGEVCDMTAGKDPRTYDIAQRIMQEEIEHEAWFIELLSKRPSGHFRRNFPGQSPYSSGAGNLSHL, from the coding sequence ATGACTGAAAATAATGAATATGTTCCAAATGTAGTTGCGTTAGAAGTTTTGGAAAAAAATGGTGTTAATGTTGAAAGATTGAAGGAGTTGATCACAAAGGGCGTGGGAGCAGAATTTACGACTTACTACTATTATACTATTTTACGAATGCATTGTACAGGCCTAGATGGTGAGGGAATTAAGGAAATCGTTGAAGATGCACGCATTGAAGACCGAAATCATTTTGAGGCCATGGTACCAAGGCTTTATGAATTAGGAGGCAGTTTACCTCGCGACATACGTGATTTTGCAACCCAGGCTGGCTGTCCAGACGCTTACCTGCCAGAGAATTGGAAAGACCTTACTTCTATAATAAAGGTATTGCTTGAAGCAGAACAATGTGCAATACGCTCATGGGGTGAAGTTTGTGATATGACTGCTGGAAAAGATCCAAGGACCTATGATATAGCTCAAAGAATAATGCAAGAAGAAATTGAGCATGAGGCCTGGTTTATTGAATTGTTATCAAAAAGACCGTCTGGTCACTTTAGGCGAAATTTCCCTGGTCAATCACCTTACAGCTCTGGTGCAGGGAATTTGAGTCATCTCTAA